One genomic window of Kaistia geumhonensis includes the following:
- the prmB gene encoding 50S ribosomal protein L3 N(5)-glutamine methyltransferase, with the protein MTDALPAAEHLLTVRDFLRHAVSRFRSAGLAFGHGASDAFDEAAFMVLEGLKLPIDTLEPFLDARLLPDERARLAELIEARVTTRKPAAYLLKRAYVQGIPLYVDERVIVPRSFICELLVSDIVGGDDFTIIEDTGSVETVLDLCTGSGAIAILAAEVFENADIDAVDLSPDALEVAKINVAEHGLEGRLSLIEGDLFAPLEGRTYDLILTNPPYVDEVAMEELPEEYRHEPAMALGSGLDGLDIVRRILAEAGAHLNPGGGLLCEIGAGREIIEAEYPDLPFLWLDTEESEGEVFWLAAEALGATASSTIGAVEQD; encoded by the coding sequence GTGACCGATGCCCTTCCCGCCGCCGAACATCTTCTCACCGTGCGCGATTTCCTGCGCCATGCCGTCAGCCGCTTCCGCTCGGCCGGGCTCGCCTTCGGGCACGGCGCGAGCGATGCCTTCGACGAGGCGGCGTTCATGGTGCTGGAAGGCCTGAAGCTGCCGATCGACACGCTCGAGCCCTTTCTCGACGCGCGGCTGCTGCCCGATGAGCGCGCGCGGCTCGCGGAGTTGATCGAGGCGCGTGTGACGACGCGCAAGCCCGCCGCCTACCTCCTGAAGCGCGCCTATGTGCAGGGCATTCCGCTCTATGTCGACGAGCGGGTGATAGTGCCGCGCTCGTTCATCTGCGAGCTGCTGGTCTCCGACATCGTCGGCGGCGACGACTTCACCATCATCGAGGACACTGGCTCGGTCGAGACGGTGCTCGACCTCTGCACCGGCTCCGGTGCGATCGCCATCCTCGCCGCCGAGGTGTTCGAGAATGCCGATATCGACGCCGTCGATCTCTCGCCGGACGCGCTCGAGGTGGCGAAGATCAACGTCGCCGAGCACGGGCTCGAAGGCCGGCTGTCGCTGATCGAGGGCGATCTCTTCGCGCCGCTCGAGGGCAGGACCTACGACCTCATCCTCACCAACCCGCCCTATGTGGACGAGGTGGCGATGGAGGAACTCCCCGAGGAATACCGCCACGAGCCGGCCATGGCGCTGGGTTCCGGGCTCGACGGGCTCGACATCGTCCGCCGCATCCTCGCCGAGGCCGGCGCGCATCTGAACCCCGGCGGCGGCCTCCTCTGCGAGATCGGCGCCGGCCGCGAGATCATCGAGGCCGAATATCCGGATCTTCCCTTCCTCTGGCTCGACACCGAGGAGAGCGAGGGCGAGGTGTTCTGGCTGGCTGCCGAGGCGCTCGGCGCCACCGCGTCGAGCACCATCGGCGCCGTCGAGCAGGATTAG